The Hippoglossus stenolepis isolate QCI-W04-F060 chromosome 3, HSTE1.2, whole genome shotgun sequence genomic sequence ATTTAAGCATCATGTAGGTCAGGAAACAGTTTCTAAACCAGCACCAGTTAATTATAAACCTTGTTAAACTACGTGTGTTGTGAACATTCAAGGTCTTGCACCAACTGCACGCAGTCGGGGCAAAAAGTCAGACGGAGGCGGGTCGAGACTCAACAGGGAAAATAGAAAACGGATTATAGTAACAATATGATCCTCCATATATATTTCAGCTAAACTTCATAAGGGTTTTTATTAGTTATACTATCACCACAATTTCTGTATCTTTGAAGATCTATATGAGTGCAGGTGCAACCATGTTTACATGTTAAACCTGCCATTAGCTCAGTGGTGCCCTCTGTGTGGAAGCCACGAGGGAAGCTCTATATGACTAGGGCGCCATCTCTTGGTTCAGAAGTAGTACTGTGCAAGACCATGGCTTcacttcttttgtcttttagGGTTTTGGATGAACTGACCCTTCATCCCAGGGAGAGAGCACTGTTTCCCCTCTGGAGTCTGAGCAGAACTGCAGAGGAAGACAGGGAGGGCAGAGCGGATGGACCAACTGAGAAACAAGTTGAATAACTTGCAACATGTTTGTCCCAATAACAGAATATGCATAAGTAAAGTATGATGATTTGTGGGAAATATGGCCCAAACTCATGAGAATCATGAGCACTGATAATGCTTTTGTAAATTAACAGTGACCACATCTGTGAGAACTACTCTGTGTCTATAAAGTGGCACAGTCCTGTTACCTTCACTTCACCACCATGTGTTATATGTTATACTGTGTTATTATTTATTGGTGGATCTGTACTCTGCCATCTTGTACATGATCATTATTAtgttgtatatatgtattttataataTGTTTAAAGGGGTCATCTGACCAGGTACAACAGATATGGttttatgaaaaagaaatactCCAAAATGGAGGGGAGGCATATTAGAAGTTCAGAAgtgaatatttgaaataaaagagcATCTCCAACTATCAAGTTGATGACAAAATGAGAGAAGAGAATCTTAAGACCTGCTCCATCATCAGCAAAAGTGAGTGAGTAAACTAAGCACAAGgcaaggaggtggaggaggtgaaagcAGACACAAAACTCTGGGTATATGATCAAAGACTAACAAAGTAGAGATGTTCCCATTAGAGACGTCCTAGCCCCTGGTCCTCATCACTGAATGCTGGAAGATGCAGTCGAGGCTCACTGAGTTGCCCTGGGACACGAAAGTAactcacacagcaacacagcctTGATGATGTTCATCATGGACCAGCGAGCAGATAACCAAGTAAAGCTCCTGCCTCAGCAAAGACACTGGATGTTAACGAAGAGCTGAAATGTTCCCATGAGGAGGCAGATTCTCCTCCTGTGGATACTGTATCTGACAGTTACCACAAGTGAGGATACAGACGTCCTGAAGCTTTGTCTGGGATACTGGAGGAAGATAAACTGGCCACTGTATCAGAAACACACCACTCAGAATCAGACTATAGGTACGTCAGCAACTGTGCTCCTCTCCTTGGAGATGGACTATGTGAAGCTGAGTGTTCATGCATTTACATGCGATAGCGTGAAAGCAACACTATGTGACATTAGCTGAGCAACAGCGCGCTCTGCAGACACAAGTGGTTAAAGGTGGGGTAAGCGATTTTAATCCAATGCACTTTTTGTCAAATTCTACTTGTAGCTCCACTAGctgcactgaaaaaaaaaattgctttgtgCCCAAAAAGCACAACAAtgttccagccaatcagcaacaagGGAAGTCGTGTTTGTGCACAGGACAGGGGAGCAGTGGGAGCGAGATAAAAGTTTGACATAAACAGTATATGCTTACAATACCCTACTCCTCTTTCTTGGAgctatttataaataaaacgtGTAAACATCACCTGATATCCAGTGTTGCGCAATGAACGCGTGAATATTGTTTGTGAACGTTGAACTGTTTACGAATGATGAATGTGAGCGGCGTGTACCTTCTCACATTTTACGACACAATTTTACCACACGCCGCATGACATCTCCACAGACACGGCCCAGCATAGGTGGTGTTAGTAGTACAGACGCATCTACTACTGCTGAAGCTAGTTTGTTTGAGACAGAGCGAGTTGGAGTTTACACACTCACTCACGAATCAGCACACATACGTACACCTGACTGGAGTtttctgtgtcctccctccactctcctgctgacctgcactcactttaactaataaacactcatcacaagttattaggacgTGATCAGTGTTAgtttgattcactccagagtttatgaggctgtatttaaacatttagtgctcagtacaacacgagacgtgatgcacacagtcaggactcatTCATGGTctgacaccatcgattaataactaaacacatgatcgtaaatttgtcacctaaatcttcctaataaaaaaacagaacaaatcaatgtgaactagttcattCTCCATGAACTGACTTTTGAACTAGTTCCTTTTAAGTGTGAATTGGCACAACACTGCTGCGATCACTGCCCTGCTTTGCACAATCACAGGATGGCAGGACAACTTTAAATAAAGGCCTGATAGCGTACACCGCCAAAACCCTTAAAATGTTACTATTGTTAGCCACTGGAAATGCTAACTCAGCTTTCTCACAGGATGTTATACCCAGTCATTTTCACACCAGCGCTCCAAATGCACAGTGCTGAAGCACCACAGACTACAGTTAACCAAAGAAAAAGGAGTAATGAAAGGGCGAAGACCTGCAAGGACATCGGGGAGGCATTTCATCGACGGAGAGACCAAAGGGAGTTGAAAGGGATGAGGAGGCTTTGTGTATACTTGACAGGCATGGAAGTTCATATTTTGCTCACATTTAGTCCATATTGAGTTGTCCCATTTGCTAATGTTTGTGAGGGCTAATTCCAACAGCATACATGTAAGTGCATGAATGTGGAGGGTGGAGCTTCTGAAGGAGCAGTCGGGGGAGTATGTATTTTTTTCCGTCTAGAGTTAAAATAGCATCAGTCATTCCCCAAAAATGCTTACCCCATCATTAAGTGGTTTTACTGCGAAGGAAATCCCTATGGTAAAGCATTTAGCTAAATACAGACGGGTCCTGGAAGAAAAACTCGACTGAAAGGATCTGACGAGATTCTGACAAACTACAGCTCATAGTCTTCACCCAGGAAGACTCAAAGCTGTAACTCCTGCTAAAGAGAGGCTTCTGTATGCTACTGAAATAAAGGTCTGAATACTAAAtgaaatgagacatttaaattacaacaataaatacaaaaatccaAACATGTCAATTTTGTTCACTTTGTCATTAGGGTTAAGTGCAAAGTACTTTATCCAAATAAACTTAAAACTACAACACAAAGTGAGCACAGAATGAAGGGGTTTGAATATTTTCTAACACCATTGTATCTTTCATTAGCTCAAGATGAAAACACTGCAtcataaatgaatacaaatgaagACTTCAACAAACTGCTGTGATTGTGCTTTAATTGTTTAATCCATCTGTGTTTGGCTCAGCCATTCTGTAAACCCACagctaaataataaataaacaaacagatgagaTTATTACAGAAAGGTAGCAACTTATTATATTATGTAAATAGACACATGATCAGGCATGTTTTCAACATGAACCTACTACcaacatagaaaaataaatctaacaAAACTTGAGAGATTGAAATGGCACCAAATAAAGCAGGTAACCTTCCGGTGGAGGTGTGCACGGCGTGAGGCGTCTGTAAGGCAACTGGAGCGTAGACGGCACACTGAGTGTGCATGAGTGGCAATGTGGCACCATGGAATAGACACCGATGCTGCGAACGACCACAGGACAGAGCAGTAGGAGCCACTGACATGTCAGTGCTCTCAGGCCCGATTTTGGTACAAAACTGGACTTATACAAAcactataataataaacttcTGAACAAAGAGTCCTCAAATTCTCTTCTCAAGGTGCATTATCTGTGACATCATGTCCACCCCCTCCCTCAACCATATCGACCATGTCCAAAAAGGCTTTTAAAGTCCTGGCAAAACTAGGGCCAACTGTTTGATGGAGACAAATATCTCAGGTGTGTTGACGTAAACTGTGGACAGTGATGAGGAGCCAGAGAGAACTCTGACCGGCAGCTCTACTGCTCACTCCAGGTCCTGCAGGTTGATTGTGCTTCCTGTGAACTGGGAGTTGTCGGAGCCGTTGTCATCCTCGGCCATCACTGAAGGTTCCTGTGAACATAAGAGTCACAGAGCTCAGCTGTCTGACACAAGTGCTGTCGTGATATCCTGGTAATAATAAAAAGCTAATTATTGATACTATGTCAATAATTCCCAtacataatattattattattatcatcatcatgcAAACTTTCTATAGATACTGTAAAAATATCATTATTCAGTAGAAATCTGATATCGTGACAGCTCTAATCATTGCTACTAGTAGTTTGGCCACTGCATTGACACCATGTGGAGAAATCCAACTTGTGCTTCCAaatgaataagaataaaaataaatataaatacactgtTTACATCAGCTGTCAGGTCAATCACGGTTTAGTATTATTTTTacttgtttctgttcttttcttatCTACATTTATCACTTCATGAAGTGTTTCTGGCATCACAACTTTTTACCATGCTGTGATTTGTGCATTAGTGTTTGATTTGCTGTGAAATATAACCTCACTGTATCACAAAGTGGATTAAAGGCATGAGAGGCTGAAGATGTCTCACCTGTAAAATGTTGACAGGCAGGTCGACAGTGAGCTGAGAGTGGGAGCTGGAGGGCTGAGAGCTTAGCTGAAAGGCCAGATCTCCATCACTGGCTGGGTCAtcctgcatgaacacacacactttgtcagCAGGTCTGTCAACAGTAACTATGCTTCATCCGACTATTCAATACAGTCACCTCTTTTAGAATATGCTGCACAACACAGGTCATCATCATATATTACTTAAAACCTCGGGAGACACATTCAGGTAGAACCCTCTCTTTCAATGGTGCCGAGGTACAGCAATACAACTATACAGGGAATACATTCAATTTTAAGTCAAAAAGCAATTTCAAATAGGTCATAAAGTTTTTTAATATCAGGTGGCTTCATCAGATCTACAAACTGTATTGTAACCAGATATTTGGGacctcacctgcagcagctgaatctGGACATACTGAGCCCCTGTGACCGGGTCTCGCAGAGTCAGGCCCCCattggctgctgcagctccctcACCGTAACGAGCACCAGAGGGAGCCAGGGATCCAGGAGCAATAGCTGCCTTTGCTCCTTTGGTTTTTCTTTGACACAATCCTGAAGTGCCTGGATTTGACATCAACAAATTATCCATCACTTACTGTTGTAGATTTTGGTTTTTATCTAGTCTGAATGAGCAGCACTAAATGATGAGTGTGTTACCAGAGGAGGCTGATGGGcctctttgtttcttcttcttcttggccaGCTGGATGGCTCTGTAGTCAGTCCTGGCTGAACCTCCACTCTCCTAATGCACAAAGTAGACTCATTTTAGAACTGAATCACTTTATGTTCACTATCAATTATTTTGGATTTTTGGTCTAGAAAATGTCTACAAATTGTTAAAggtgtataaataataattatgcaCAGTTCACGGCTTAGACCTTTGTGCCATTTACAAAAAAGTATCACCCCAAGCAAACgtttttcattctttcaaaATTGTACAGAAGAAtgagatttaaaatatttaaatttccGATTAAATACAATAATGTATCAGTCTAAAAAAATATGGTTACTCACAAGGAAGCTGCTTGGTGACACAGCGTTGAGTTCTGGGTCTTTCTGAGGGCTGAAGTTGCTGCTGTGAGTAGGGAAAACAAACTGGGTGAGGACTTTTCCTCCTTCTGGAGGCCCCAACACCTCCACACAGCCCAGCAGTGGTCCCGCTCCCCCCTGACCACCAACCTCAACCACCGTAGAGGGTGAGGTCAGCAGCTCTGCCACAGGAGCCACGGCCAGGGCAGCTGTGGCCTCCACGCTCAGGGCACTGGAGGAGCTGAGTGGGTGGTGCAGAGTGGGGTCCAAAGAGGATCCAGCACCCTGCATGGTGAGAGCTGTGAGGGTTCCCAGGGCCTCTGGGGTAACCGTCTGCACATCATCTAGGTTTAGGGTGCCCTGTGGGGGCAGGACATCGCAAACTGTTCCCTCCAGACTATGGTGGGGGGCCATGTCAGCACTGGCTGTTAAAATAAGAGGTTCCACAGTCTTGGCCATGGCAGTGCTAGAGCTGGTACAAAGAGTGGCCCCAACTGAGGAGGGGTCAATGGTCAGGATGCCTGAGCTGACCAGCGAGAGGTCCATTGTGAAGGTGCCGTTCGAGCCGCTACTGCCGACAGGAATTCCCAGTCCAATACCAGTGGTGGGTGCAGTGCCTCCGGGCACGGCGGAGAAAAGAGAGCTGAGGTCCAAGTGGGTCAACTGGTCGCCCCCGGCAATACCAGGCCCAGCAACTGTTGTTGAGGTGGAGCTGATGAGCTCGCTACTGGGGGTCAAGGTGGGCGTGGTCTCCATTTGGTTCAAAACATCTGgcatggaggagaggggaaagagTGTAAGCATTGTTCCCACAGCATCTATTGGAATAAATTGTTTAGTAGAGTTATATATCCACTGTGCATGTCACAAAACCCTTCATAGGACTACTGCTCTCATTCATGTTGTATACCATACCGATATAGTTATAACAgcttacacacatgcatatatgtACACAGCTATTTCAACCAGATGTAAGTCGAGTTTGCACATGAAAAGGGGGCGTTTTTTGATAAGTGGTGGGAGGCAAGTAAAGTCAAGGACTTGGCTGAGCTGCGAGAGGGGTTACTTTtggaagaattaaaaaattgTTAGATGGAGcacattgttgtttatttgaatgAGCAGAAcgttgtgtctctctctgcgGCGGCTCTCCTTGCAGCCGAGTTTGCCTTAACACGCAATTCCCCGGTAGTGGCTAATGATATGAACACGTGCTAGCCTACAAATACCTGGTTTGTCATatataatgcaaaaataaaatcatacatATACACCTCAATCTGTGCCACTGCACTCAAGTACATTTCTATACAAATTATATCTATAGTGAAATATGTATACATGTACatgttctttgtattttttttatattttattgccTACTTCATTCTATTTTAATACTTTCTTGTGTTCAACTGTCTACCTCATtttgactatctgctgctgtaattaaTTCCCCCCCGAAATGAATTAGAACAATGCCCTCCAAAAATCTGAGAACACTTTGAACTGTGAGATTATTCTGTACTGCTGCTCAATGTTTACAGGTTTCATAATTCATGAATGGGAATTTTCAGAATTACATACACAAATTCTAACTTGCACAGTATAgtaacaaatctttttttttttttaatatgcacATGTATTTTTCTGCCAAGTCTGTGTCCTGTGGTGccatatattacatttatacaATTTCTTGTAATTTAGTCATAATAAGTGGTATTACCATGACACCTTGCTccccttaaaaaaacaacaacatcaagtGTATTTCTTTTAAGGTTATGATTAGTCAGTGAGAGTCACTAACCGGGGCTGAGGTGGTGGTGTTTGAGCATGTGGCTCTTAAGACTGCTGCGGGAGGAGAAGTGCTTGGAGCAGTTGGCCACAGGACAGCGGGTCCTCAGGGTGCTGCTGTCTTGCTTATGCTTCTTGGAGTGGATGTACAGGCTGCTGCGTGCTGAGAACTTTGCATTACAGCCTGAGAAATAACACAAAGGACACAAGTGTCAAAACATGATAAACtgagaaaaagagaacaaattTCTTGTGTATTTAACGGTATTGTAAAACCAAGTGGAAGACAAATTTAAACTTGTCTCTCTTCATTTCCAACTGATCAAACAGgtccatttcattttaataaagcaCGTAGAGTATaactagggctgggcgatatggcctaAAACAAATATCGCTATATTTTTATGACATATCACGATATATATGAAGTGGCTAAGCTGTCAGAAGTAAGGATTTACAGCGGCCCTGAACGCACATCATCGGTAGATATCAGCGAACATTTAATCATAAAACAcgtaaatgacctcgtttcgagtcgaatgtAAAAGTCGGGGCCTTCTTATCATTGATCAGCTGTGGATCATAGAGGAAACTCTGGtggtttgtttccactgtttcaCTGAGCGGCTGCTTGACGTAAACGCGCCTCGTATCTCACTGTGTAGCGGAGTAagtgggggcggagccccggggcctgtgtgtgtgtgtgtgtgtgaactccaGCTCGctctgagcacagacacacacacacacacacaagcctcccCTCTCACTGGAGTGAACGCTGCTCACGTTCATCATTTGTAATCTGATTAGTTCGGTTCAGCGTTCACAAGGAATATGAACAAACCGTCAATAACCGTCTCTGAACACGTGAACTCGCTGGgactcttcactttctttctctccgtgCTCTCTGAGTGTCTTCCCTCTTCTCCTGattcaaaaaaacacatgtgcGCAGGAGAGTTTCCTGAATGGGCAGGGAAGTGAGCAGTCTGCCGTGGAAGGGGCATGAGAAGCAACACTCAGAGAGTTTCATGCTGACGCCTTAAAACATTCACGTTAAACTTTATACTCGATGGTTGCGATAGTCGTTTAATACATCGCACGTGGTACAAGCCGTGATACATCGAGTATATTTGATATACGAGTAACCATTGACTTTCTCCCAGCAGAACATGTGACTCCTACCTTCTGCATGGCAGTGGAAGGGCTTGGTGCCCAGATGTGTGATACTGTGACCCTTGAGGTGCTCCGCCCGGGTAAAGGACTTGCCACAGCCCTCCTCCGTACAGACAAAGCGACGGTCATCATCATGTTTCCTGATTAACATAAAGAACAGGGCTGTGGTCAGTGAAACCTTCTCATACTAAATGGGCGGACCAACAGCAGAGGTGGATATTGACTACATGTTTAATGCAGAAAATGCAGAATCGATTATTTGAAAAGTAACTTCATTTTCTTGCACAATGCTTTATATTTATTACAGATGTCTGCAACTTAATTATGATGATAATTCCAGTTTCAGATACCTACAATTGAATTCTCACTAGTCCTCATCCAAGTTCAAGATGTCTTACATTCACTTAAATTCAAAACACCTTAAATTTAGTTTGAACTAGACAGCATGGCGTTGCAGATATCATGATCTTGAATTAAAGATTATAATATAACAATCAAATATCATAATTCAACTGATGAGAAACCAGACAAAAAAGAATGATAAAAGTAGCTTGAATCTTACTATGTAATTACAGATGTATAAAATTTGAGTTTTGAGTAGTTCGAACTGATTCAAAGATAATGTTTTGAAgtaaaaaagatgttttatatatatattatacaaaaGTTCTTACTCGTCTCAGTGAAAGCACGACCAGTCAAAATGACATTGTTGATAATGTAATTGTTTATTCTGGATAGTCAAACTTGGTTGAGAAAAGTCAAAAGGTCCTGCTGAATGTGACAGGGAGCCGTCTGTGTGACAGAGGTGTATCTacagtatctctctctcactgcaccGAGTTGAATTCAtgtctgtatttacacaaaacatcttccagcaggttgtttttgtgcGTTAGAACATAACCGCTGTGAAACAATCAGAAAATAacggtttgtgtttttgtttccctgcTTTGTGTTCACCATCAgcgctccctctcttcattcaGCCTGTAGGTCTCTTGACCACTGCAGCCCTCTCCCTCCTCGTTGAGTCGGGGAAGAGACAATCGATAAAAGTGTGACAGTTTTACGTTAAAACCTCAAACAACACTTGTGTGAAGCTGATTTCACATGATGCAGCAATACAACATCACTGCAGTATGAACCTTAAGTTGTTTAAGATCCTCCAGTAAaccgagagaagaagaagagctccAAAATGCCAGTGATGTTGGGCTGCTGTTCCATGTGAAATCATTCGCAGTTAACGCTCTTCTTTGCACACTTTAAGTTAAATTGTATCCACACTTGTAATGACTTGTAACTATCCGCTGTGTCTTTAGCAGCGTTTACCTCAGCCATTTTTAAAACGTTGACTCAAAAGAGGAGCCGGTGTCGTCACATGAGCTACACAATGCACGGAAATATTCCCACAATACACATTACTTATTAAAATCACTTATTTGACAACTTACCGTTTGTGTCGCAGCAACTTGGACATGCTGGTGAAAGACCAGGCACAGCCCTCAGAGTCGCAGACAAACGGCCTCTCACCtgcaaacaggaaactgagtGTATTTACAGTGAACATGATCTGAGATCCTAAAACACTAGACTTGAGTCCCCAGTCATTACACATGAAATTCAAAATCCCAGTTTGAGATATAAACCAAGTATGATTACTGttaaaacaaagatgttttctgttatCGTTATGATGATTAATAGGCTTAACAGAAGCACAGGATATAGAAATTAAATCACTTCCTTGACTTATTCAAGCCTACTTGAAAATACATCCATAACTTTTCCTCTCTGAAATTCACAAACTTTCATGAATTTCAAGGACTTGTGGGAGGCATGTATGCAGTCCAGTTGAGACATATTCTTAGTTTTGTAATGTTTTGGAAATGTGCAGCATTAAGAGCTGCTCTCTACTGAAATGAGAGAACAAAGAGctacacattcacagaatcatGTGATTGGAGAATGACTtgttcttaaaaaaaacagcatccaACGTCTGTTTTGCCTCTTTGACTATTGTAGAAAAAGGAAGTGACCATTCACTGATCCTGTAGGTCCAGACTAAGAGTAATGTGTGGGGGTGGTGGGCAGGGACAATGCTACTGACACTTCTAATGTGTGCTTACCCGTGTGACTCCTCATGTGGATCTTGAGGCGACAGGCCTTGTCGTACGTCTTATCGCAGCCTGGGTAGCTGCAGGTGAAGTGGCCTGTTTCTCTGAAGTGAGTGCGATTATGGGAGAAGAGGGCACTGAAGGTGATGAACGTTTTCTCACAGCCTGTAGAGGAGAGGACATTTTTGCAACAGGAATATATTAACAACTATTGATTTTTACTTGACTGTGAACGGTGGTTTTCTAGCAACACTTTACATAAGACCATACCAGTGCAACGACCATTGTGGGGTTATGCAATATCAGGCCGATATGATCAGCTGATTAGTGTGTGGACACGGGGAGGCTGTAATTGTAAAATGAGCTTGTGTTACCTGGGAATTCACACTTGTGCGGCCTCTGCGGCTCAAAGTGGACCCTCTGGTGATTGGTGAGTCGTGCAGCGCTGCGAAACCTCTCACTGCAGATCTCACAGATGAAGGAATTGTCATGCTCGTGGACTTTGACGTGAGCCTTGAGGTTGTACACGGTGGTGAAACGCCGCCCACAGCCTTCAAACTGGCAGGTATGTGGCCGCTGCTTGTCATGGGACTGGAGATGTCGCTTGAGCTTGTAAGAGGTAGCAAACGCCCAGCCGCAGCCCTCTACAATGCACT encodes the following:
- the si:dkey-156n14.3 gene encoding zinc finger protein ZXDC isoform X1 — encoded protein: MEIQGLSDAQNIHSQHGALHGPTSSPLRSAAGPRAQPDQSEPHRDNNNNTRPRTSAFRLLAENGSGTGFEPASKPQPANRAHVPGPKQSTGLHNVNTEKENELNALLGSHESVRSAWRLGVESVDCGMQMALPLFEGEEEPEQQRQLALPFPGLRQQQQQQQQREDGAFKQPPLGSRVSAAPGSFGGPSRADRTTPELYVVVNVLQEDGEQGKPRADVPCMDGGKVKGKKQEWCKARPFMEVGNGSNLLVCEPSDSLNCVDIQAGNKTEHVFNVLNSNCAAVCAKQTAFHRTVEDVVLTNKYGDKLCGQICTENDGGKLALSPQSRVDESSALISGSSGIAEAMDFISDSSGLQGDADPVTASSSPPASETFSGTIMINNQSIVVTIENGILTLAAPPEGHVHKEDDMVSLKEHLGMKDHEDIVLLNYESGTKSIGKISTLAVSSSSQQEEPRAGLSVSDSELALADDCSLSELGTSLDSCAIIKQEPGVLCAVTEADLVTPAPRLTVAGCDSEDFQSVPPVRSKKETVASFCCPEPGCSSTLDTRQKLKVHLLNHAEDPRPHQCIVEGCGWAFATSYKLKRHLQSHDKQRPHTCQFEGCGRRFTTVYNLKAHVKVHEHDNSFICEICSERFRSAARLTNHQRVHFEPQRPHKCEFPGCEKTFITFSALFSHNRTHFRETGHFTCSYPGCDKTYDKACRLKIHMRSHTGERPFVCDSEGCAWSFTSMSKLLRHKRKHDDDRRFVCTEEGCGKSFTRAEHLKGHSITHLGTKPFHCHAEGCNAKFSARSSLYIHSKKHKQDSSTLRTRCPVANCSKHFSSRSSLKSHMLKHHHLSPDAVGTMLTLFPLSSMPDVLNQMETTPTLTPSSELISSTSTTVAGPGIAGGDQLTHLDLSSLFSAVPGGTAPTTGIGLGIPVGSSGSNGTFTMDLSLVSSGILTIDPSSVGATLCTSSSTAMAKTVEPLILTASADMAPHHSLEGTVCDVLPPQGTLNLDDVQTVTPEALGTLTALTMQGAGSSLDPTLHHPLSSSSALSVEATAALAVAPVAELLTSPSTVVEVGGQGGAGPLLGCVEVLGPPEGGKVLTQFVFPTHSSNFSPQKDPELNAVSPSSFLESGGSARTDYRAIQLAKKKKKQRGPSASSGTSGLCQRKTKGAKAAIAPGSLAPSGARYGEGAAAANGGLTLRDPVTGAQYVQIQLLQDDPASDGDLAFQLSSQPSSSHSQLTVDLPVNILQEPSVMAEDDNGSDNSQFTGSTINLQDLE
- the si:dkey-156n14.3 gene encoding zinc finger protein ZXDC isoform X2, producing MEIQGLSDAQNIHSQHGALHGPTSSPLRSAAGPRAQPDQSEPHRDNNNNTRPRTSAFRLLAENGSGTGFEPASKPQPANRAHVPGPKQSTGLHNVNTEKENELNALLGSHESVRSAWRLGVESVDCGMQMALPLFEGEEEPEQQRQLALPFPGLRQQQQQQQQREDGAFKQPPLGSRVSAAPGSFGGPSRADRTTPELYVVVNVLQEDGEQGKPRADVPCMDGGKVKGKKQEWCKARPFMEVGNGSNLLVCEPSDSLNCVDIQAGNKTEHVFNVLNSNCAAVCAKQTAFHRTVEDVVLTNKYGDKLCGQICTENDGGKLALSPQSRVDESSALISGSSGIAEAMDFISDSSGLQGDADPVTASSSPPASETFSGTIMINNQSIVVTIENGILTLAAPPEGHVHKEDDMVSLKEHLGMKDHEDIVLLNYESGTKSIGKISTLAVSSSSQQEEPRAGLSVSDSELALADDCSLSELGTSLDSCAIIKQEPGVLCAVTEADLVTPAPRLTVAGCDSEDFQSVPPVRSKKETVASFCCPEPGCSSTLDTRQKLKVHLLNHAEDPRPHQCIVEGCGWAFATSYKLKRHLQSHDKQRPHTCQFEGCGRRFTTVYNLKAHVKVHEHDNSFICEICSERFRSAARLTNHQRVHFEPQRPHKCEFPGCEKTFITFSALFSHNRTHFRETGHFTCSYPGCDKTYDKACRLKIHMRSHTGERPFVCDSEGCAWSFTSMSKLLRHKRKHDDDRRFVCTEEGCGKSFTRAEHLKGHSITHLGTKPFHCHAEGCNAKFSARSSLYIHSKKHKQDSSTLRTRCPVANCSKHFSSRSSLKSHMLKHHHLSPDVLNQMETTPTLTPSSELISSTSTTVAGPGIAGGDQLTHLDLSSLFSAVPGGTAPTTGIGLGIPVGSSGSNGTFTMDLSLVSSGILTIDPSSVGATLCTSSSTAMAKTVEPLILTASADMAPHHSLEGTVCDVLPPQGTLNLDDVQTVTPEALGTLTALTMQGAGSSLDPTLHHPLSSSSALSVEATAALAVAPVAELLTSPSTVVEVGGQGGAGPLLGCVEVLGPPEGGKVLTQFVFPTHSSNFSPQKDPELNAVSPSSFLESGGSARTDYRAIQLAKKKKKQRGPSASSGTSGLCQRKTKGAKAAIAPGSLAPSGARYGEGAAAANGGLTLRDPVTGAQYVQIQLLQDDPASDGDLAFQLSSQPSSSHSQLTVDLPVNILQEPSVMAEDDNGSDNSQFTGSTINLQDLE